CGTCGCGGTGGTCGTGGTGGTCCTCGCGCTCACCAATCTGGTGGCGCATTTCACCACGCCCTGGGCGAACGTCGTGATCGTGCCCGCCGCCGCCATCGGTCTGGTGGCGCTGATGCGCTCCCGCGGGCTGGGCTGGGCGGAACTGGGATTGGGCCGCGAGCACTGGCGCTCGGGCGCCGGGTACGCGGCCGCGGTCGCCGGGCTGGTGCTCCTGGTCATCGCCATCGGCGCCTTGCTGCCGTGGACGCGCCCGATGTTCATGAACAACCACTACGCCACGTTGTCCGGCGCCCTGATCGCCTCGATGGTCATCATCCCGTTGCAGACCGTCATCCCCGAGGAACTCGCGTTCCGCGGGGTTCTGCACGGCACCCTCGATCGCGCGTGGGGTTTCCGCGGGGTCGCGGCCGCCGGGTCGCTGCTGTTCGGCCTCTGGCATATCGCCAGTTCGTTCGGCCTGACCAGCGGCAACGTCGGCTTCTCCCGCATCCTCGGCGGTGGCGTGTTCGGCATGGTCGCCGGTGTGGTGGGCGCCGTCATCGCGACGGCCGCGGCCGGCTTCGTCTTCACCTGGTTGCGCCGGCGCAGTGGCAGCCTGATCGCGCCCATCGCGCTGCACTGGTCGCTCAACGGCATGGGCGCGCTGGCCGCCGCGTTGGTCTGGCACGCGTCCACCTGACCGCGGCAGACCTGACCTCGGCGGCCGGCGCCCCTGCCGGCTAGGACTTCTTCCCGGCTAGGACTTCTTCGTCACCAGGCCGACGATCCACAGCAGGATCACCGAGCCCAGCACTGCGGTGAACAGCGTGAACCACCAACCCCCACCTGCGGTGTCGACGAAGAAGCTGAGCAGAAAACCACCGATGAGCGCACCGACGATGCCGATCACGATGTTCATCAGGATGCCGGAGCCACCGCCCTTGACGATCTTTCCGGCTATCCAGCCGGCGATGGCACCGATGATGATGTAGCCGATCCAACCGACGCTCGTCTGCGTCGTCGAGCGAGCAAGAAATTCCGTAGCGGCCAGCATGTCCATGAGCGAACTCCTGCCTGTAAACCCTTGTCGGGCGACGCCCGGCCCCAATGCCGGGCTGCCTTCTGGTCTACCGGGGTCCGGTAACGATCGTGCCCGCCAAACGGGCACGATCGTTCATCGTCACAGACCTGGGGGTAACTAGGCCGGCAGCATCCCGGGCGCGGTGTTCGGGTCGACCGGCACCGGCACCCCGACACCCGGACGGGCGGGAGGCGCATTCGGATCCGGCGGCGGAGCGTTCGGGTCCGGGGGCGTGTTCGGGTCGGCCGGCGGCGGCGGGGGCGGAGCCGGCGGAGTCCACGGCCGGATCGACTCGGCCAGCGCCACCGCGGCGCCCTGGTCGACCGGGTTGTTGGCGGTGCCGAGCCACACCACGAACCAGCGCTCCGGCGCCCGGCTGCCCCGTGCGGCACCGGCCGCCGGCGCACCGACCACACCGGCCCAGATCTGACCGGTGGGCTTGTCGGTATCGGTGAACTTGACCTCGTAGTAGGACGCGGAGCCGGTGAGATCACCCGCGCTCAGCGGCGTGGTCTGCTGGCCGAGCCGGGTCCCCGGGAACGGCATGAAGAACTCGCCCATATCGGACGCGAGCCGGGCTGCAGCCTTGGCGTTGTCGGCCTCGGATCCGGCGAACAGCTTGAGGTCCAGACGCCCCAGCAGGACGCTGGTGTCGCTGGGCGACTGCTCGGTACCGGGCGGCGGGATCTTGGTCAGCAGCGCCTGGCCGTAGGACAGCTGGGTGGCGTCGGCCACCTTCCATCCCTCGGGCAGCAGATAGCTGAACCCACCCGGGGCGTTGTTGACCCGGCCGGGTTCCGGCTCGGGCGCGGGCGGCTCGGCGGCAGCATTCGGATCGGGTGCCGGCGCGTTCGGGTCGACGGGCGGAGCATTGGGATCCGGCGGCGGCGCGTTCGGGTCCGCGGGCGGCGGGGGCGGAACGCCCGGCGGCAGCGGGTCGGCCGGCGGCGCCGGATCGACCGGAGGAGCCGGCGCGACGGGCTCACCCGGCAGCGCCGGGGCGGGCGGGGCCGGCTCGACGGGCGCGGGTGCGGGCGGCACCGGCTCCGCGTACGACACGGCGACCGGAAGCGTCAGGGCCGCCCCGGAGGCAACCGCGGCAGCCGCCGCTACCGCCGCAAGCCTCGTCGAGAGTCGCCTGCGGTGTGAGTCATTCACGTCCGACTGATCCATGGGGAAGAAAATACCGTGTTACAGCCGTGACGCAAGTGTGAGTTGCTCTTAGAGTGCACAGCGGCGATGTTGCTGAGCTACACATACGCCGACGCAGTTAGCTGTAGCACCAATTGCTGAGTTTGCCGCCCACGACGGAGCGCACCGGTGACGCTCGGGTGCGCCGCGCGGACCGCCGGTGGGGGTTCTGCACTGCACGTCGCCGCCGGTCCGCCAGACGTTACGAGGGCCGCCGCTTCCGGACCGCCGCTCTGGCGCGTCGAATTTCGTCACGTAGCTACCGTCCAGTAACATAATCGCAACGCGCTGGCTTCAGCGTCGACCAAGGAGGTTCCATGGAGATGCTCGTCACCGGCGGCGATACCGAACTCGGTCGCGCCATCGCCAGTGGATTCCGGGACGCGGGCCACAACGTGGTGATCGCAGGATCCCAGCGCGCCGAGCTCGAAGTGGCCGCCAAGGAACTCGACGTCCGGTACGTCGTCTTCGACACCAACGACACCGCCACCCTCGACACGGCGCGCAGTGCGTTCCCGCAGCACCTCGACGGCATCGTCAACGTGCCCGCACCGCGCTGGGACGCCGGCGACCCGCGCACCCACACGCTGGCCGACCGGGCCGCGACGTGGCGCCACGCGCTCGACACCACCGTGCTGTCGGCGGTGCTGACGACCGCGGTCCTCGGCGACCAGCTGAGCTCCGGCGGATCGATCATCAACGTCGTGCCGACCAACCCCGCCGAGGGCAGCGCCGACGCCGCCATCAAGGCCGCCCTGGCGAGCTGGACGGCCGGTCAGGCCGCCCACTTCGGCATCCGTGGCATCACCATCAACCTCGTCGCGGCGGGCCGCAGCGCCGACTCCGGGTACGACGGCCTCGACCGCGGATCCGCCTCCACCGCCGACGAAATCACCCGTTTGGCACTGTTTCTCACCACGCCGGCGGCCCGGCACATCACCGGCGAGACGCTGCACGTCAGCCAGGGTGCACTCGCCAGCTTCGGCTGAGATATTCCATCGTTCGCCCCGAGCTGAAACGGGGTGGTCACGGCACCCGACTGTGGTTTCGTGACACCATGATCAAACTCGGACTTCAGATCCCGAACTTCTCCTACGGCACCGGCGTCGCCGAACTCTTCCCCACCGTGATCGCGCAGGCGCAGGAAGCCGAGCGCGCCGGCTTCGACTCGGTGTTCCTGATGGACCACTTCTACCAACTGCCCGGCCTCGGTGCGCCCGAAGAACCCATGCTGGAGGCGTACACCGCGCTCGGCGCACTGGCCACCGCCACCGAACGGGTGCAACTGGGCACGCTGGTCACCGGCAACACCTATCGAAACCCCGCCGTGCTGGCCAAGACCATCACCACCCTCGACGTGATCAGCCAGGGCCGCGCGATCCTGGGCATCGGCACCGGCTGGTTCGAGCTCGAACACGACAGCCTGGGCTTCGAATTCGGCACCTTCACCGAGCGGTTCAAGAAGCTCGACGAGGCCCTGCAGATCATCGTGCCGATGCTCAAGGGCGAACGCGTCACCGTGGACGGGACCTACTACCGCACCCAGGAAGCCTTCGCCAATCCCCGCTTCCGCGAACATGTTCCGCTGATGATCGGCGGCAGCGGCGAGAAGAAGACCATTCCGCTGGCCGCGCGGCACTTCGACCACCTCAACATCATCGCGGGCTTCGATGAGCTGCCACACAAGCTGAATGTGGTGCGCCAGCGCTGCGAGGAGATCGACCGTGACCCCGCGACCCTGGAGACCAGCATGCTGGTCGTGGCGATGATCGGCGAGCAGTACACCGCGGAGATGATCCCCGAGGACTTCAAACAGCAGGCGGTGTTCGGGACTCCCGAACAGGTCGCCGAACAGCTCAAGGAGAAGGTCTACGACGCCGGTGTCGACGGCGTGATTCTCAGTCCGGTCACCATCGGCGGATACGTACCGGGCGGCGTGACCGCCGTCGCCGAGGCGTTGAAACCGGTGATCTCGGGGTAACCCTGGACCGGAAGTGCTCTCGGGTTCGGTTGCGCCATCTCACTGCGCTGGTGAGAAGGCCACCGACTACCCTAGGGTTGTATTAACAAAGTTATTGCTGGCCTTGCTAGGAGCAGAAATGAGCCACCCCGGAGCTACGGCGTCGGATCGGCACAAGGTAGTCATCATCGGTTCGGGTTTCGGTGGGCTGAACGCCGCACAGGCGCTCAAGCGTGCCGATGTCGACATCAAGTTGATCGCCCGCACCACCCACCACCTGTTCCAGCCGCTGCTGTACCAAGTGGCCACCGGCATCATCTCCGAGGGTGAGATCGCGCCGCCGACCCGGCTGATCCTGCGCAAGCAACGCAACGCGCAGGTGCTGCTGGGCGACGTCACCCACATCGACCTGGAGAACCAGACGGTCGATTCGATCCTGCTCGGGCACACCTACAGCACCCCGTACGACACGTTGATCCTGGCCGCCGGTGCCGGCCAGTCCTACTTCGGCAACGACCACTTCGCCGAGTGGGCGCCGGGTATGAAGAGCATCGACGACGCCCTGGAACTGCGTGGCCGCATCCTGGGGGCCTTCGAGCAGGCCGAGCGCTCCAGCGATCCGGTACGCCGCAAGAAGCTGCTGACCTTCGTCGTCGTCGGTGCCGGTCCCACCGGTGTCGAGATGGCCGGCCAGATCCAGGAACTGTCCGACCAGACCCTCAAGGGCAGCTTCCGGCACATCGACCCCACCGAGGCGCACGTCATCCTGCTCGACGCCGCACCGGCGGTTCTCCCCCCGATGGGCGAGAAGCTCGGCCGCAAGGCCCAAGAGCGGCTGGAGAAGATGGGCGTGGAGATCCAGCTGAACGCCATGGTCACCGACGTCGACCGCAACGGCATCACCGTCAAGGACAAGGACGGCAGCCTGCGCCGTATCGAGTCGGCCTGCAAGGTGTGGTCGGCCGGCGTGCAGGCCAGCCCGCTCGGCAAGGATCTGGCCGCCCAGTCCGAAACCCAGATCGACCGGGCCGGTCGCGTCATCGTCAACCCGGACCTGTCGATCCCGGGCCACCCGAACGTCTTCGTGGTCGGCGATATGGCCTTCGTCGAAGGTGTGCCGGGCATGGCGCAGGGCGCCATTCAGGGCGGCAAGTACGTCGCCGCGATCGTCAAGAACGAGGCGGCCGCCCGCGCGCACGGCACCAAGCCCAAGCCGCGGGTCCCGTTCAAGTACTTCGACAAGGGCTCGATGGCCACGGTGTCGAAGTGGAACGCGGTGGCCAAGGTCGGCAAGCTCGAGTTCGGTGGCTTCATCGCCTGGCTCGCCTGGCTGGGCCTGCACCTGATCTACCTGGTCGGCTTCAAGACCAAGATCGCCACGCTGCTGTCGTGGACGGTGACGTTCCTGAGCCGTCAGCGCGGTCAGCTCACCATCACCGAGCAGCAGGCGTACGCCCGGACCAGGATCGAGGAACTCCAGGAGATCGCGGCGGCGGTGCAGGAGGGCGAGAAGGCGGCGAGTTAGCCGCCCAACCGTTGTCCCTGCCAGGTCGACAGGCTGCCGCCGCCGGCCAGTTCCAGCAGTGTGCCTGCCCCGTCGAAAGTAATTTCGGGGTAACGCAATTCACTGATACACGCCATCGGCCTGCCGAGTTCGTCGTCGGCGACCGATCCGGCGCCCAACTCGACACGGTGCCGCAGCAAGGGCCTGCCTGCCACGTCCGCGTGCAATGCCGAGGTCCAGAACCCCTGGTGCTCACCGGTTCTGCCGATCTGCACACTCTCCCGTACCCGCGCGGCGCCGGACTCCCCCACCCGCACCCGGGTGCTGGTGTGGTGGCGGGCATCGGCGGCGACGACGGTGGGCTGCGGATCGACATCGAGCTCGCCATCCACCTCCAGGTCCCACGTGCTGTGCGATTCCGTGCAGCCCGCGCCGGGTAGCACCAGGGTGGCCGCCACGGTGCGGACCCGCAGCCGGGCGCCGGCCTCGACGATGATCCGCACCGAGATGACGTCGCCGCCGAGTGGGGTGGCTGCCGCGGAGAGCAGGTGCACCGTGTCGGATTCCGTTCGGCGCGCGGCCAATCCGCCCGTGCATTCGATGCGCGGGCCGCGGCCGGGCCGGGCCACCAGCAGGACGTCCGAACGCATGTCTACTCGCCGCTGGAAACCGGTACCCGAAGCTGCTCGCGCACCCACTGCAGGACGGGCGTGGCGGCTGGGTCGTCGGTCAGCGAGATGAGCACGAACGGCCGGTCCCCGCGCACCGTGGTGGAGTCCCGGCGCATGACGTCGAGGTCCGCACCGACCAGCGGGGCGAGGTCGGTCTTGTTGATCACCAACAGATCCGAGAAGGTGACCCCGGGGCCGCCCTTGCGTGGCACCTTGTCGCCGCCGGCCACGTCGACCACGAAGATCTGGACATCGATCAGACCCGAGGAGAATGTCGCGGTCAGATTGTCCCCGCCGGATTCGACCAGGATGAGATCCAGGCCGGGGTTGCCCGCGATCAGATCATCGATGGCGTCCAGGTTGGCGGTGATGTCGTCACGGATGGCCGTGTGCGGGCACCCACCGGTCTGCACGGCGGCGATGCGCTCATCGGGCAGCACCGCATGCCTGCGCAGGAAGTCGGCGTCCTCGGTGGTGTAGATGTCGTTGGTGAGCACCGCCAGCGAGATCTCGTCGCGCAACTGGCGGCACAGCGCGGCCACCAGCGCGGTCTTGCCCGAGCCGACCGGCCCGCCCACTCCGATGCGCAGCGGCTCCCCGGGTTGACGCACCCGCTTGGGCCGGTCGTGGTGGGTGTGCGGCTCACCGTCTATGAAATGTGGTGGCATGTCAGGACCTTTCGTTCAGGAGACAAAGAGTGGCCGCTCGCGGGCGGCGTGATGCTCGGCCAGCACGTCGAGCAGCGGGTCGGACAGATCTGCGAGTTCCTCGACCGCGACCGCCGCGGTCTGCTCGCACAGCGGGGCCAGTTCGAAGGTCAGTGCCGCCACGTCGGCGGGGTCGAGTGCGAGCAACCGTTGCGCGGCGGTCGCCGAGCCGGTCATGGTGGTGTACACCAGCGACAGCGCGGTGTGTTCGGGCGCCACCGCGCCGGCGGTCCCGACCACACCGGCCGCCACCGCGAGATGCGGCCTGGTGCCGAGTGCACTCCAGGGGTGCTGCGGCCACACCCTTTTCGCCAACCGCAGCAGCCCGCGCCCCTGCGCGCGGGAGGCCGCGCGGCCCGCCGGTGACGGTGTGCGGGCGTCGGTTTCGGCGTCAGCGGCCTCGACGGTCAGCACGCCGGTCTGCACCGCCGCCGCCAACGAGGCTGTCACCAATCCCTGGCAGCGGATCCGCCTGCGCAGGTAGGCCCGCAGGGTGGGAACGTCGAGGACCAGCCCACTGGTGATGGCCTCCTCGACGCCACCGGAATGCACGTGCCCGCCGGTCGGCAGCCGGGAGTCGGCCAGGGTGAGCAGGGTGGCCAGGGACGTGGGCGACGCGGGGTTCAGCCCGGGCGAGCGAAGAGTCGAAGCCATCAGAACAAGAAATAGCGCTGCGCCATCGGCAGTTCGGCGGCGGGCTGTTCGGTCCACACGTCACCGTCGATGCGCACGGTGAACGTGTCGGGGTCGACCTCGATACGCGGCATCGCATCGTTGAGCGGCATCTGCGCCTTCCCGACCCGGCGGACATTGCGGACCGGCACCAGCTTTCGCCGGATGTCCAGGCGTTGTGCCAGGCCGTCCTCGATCGCAGCCGGCGCCACGAAGTGCACCGACGTGGCTGCCGCCGCGGCAGGCGCGGCGCCGAACATCGGGCGCGGCAGCACCGGCTGCGGGGTCGGGATGGAGGCGTTGGCGTCACCCATGGCCGCCCAGGCGATCATGCCGCCCTTGACCACCGCGTGCGGACGCACCCCGAAGAACGCCGGCTCCCACAGCACCAGGTCGGCGAGCTTGCCGACCTCCACCGAACCGATCTCACCGTCCAGGCCGTGGGCCACCGCCGGGCAGATGGTGTACTTCGCGACGTAGCGGCGGGCCCGGTTGTTGTCGGCCGCACCGTCGCCGGGCAGCGCACCGCGGCGGCGCTTCATGACGTGTGCGGTCTGCCAGGTACGCAGCACCACCTCCCCGATCCGGCCCATCGCCTGGGCATCGCTGCCGATCATCGAGATGGCCCCGATGTCGTGCAGCAGGTCCTCGGCGGCGATCGTCGACGGCCGGATGCGGCTCTCGGCGAACGCGAGATCCTCGGGGATGCGCGGGTTGAGGTGGTGGCACACCATCAACATGTCGAGGTGCTCGTCGAGGGTGTTCACGGTGTGTGGCCGGGTCGGGTTGGTGGAACTCGGCAGCACATTCGGTTCCCCGGCGACCGTGATGATGTCGGGTGCGTGCCCGCCACCGGCGCCCTCGGTGTGATAGGCGTGGATGGACCGGCCCTTCACCGCGGCCAGGGTGTCCTCCACGAATCCCATCTCGTTGAGGGTGTCGGTGTGGATGTTGGCCTGCACGCCGGCGGCGTCGGCGACCGTCAGGCAGGCATCGATGGCCGCCGGTGTGGTGCCCCAGTCCTCGTGCAGTTTGAATCCCGCTGCGCCACCGCGTAGTTGCTCCCACATGGCCTCGGCGCTGACCGTGTTGCCCTTGCCCAGCAGCGCCACGTTCAGTGGCCAGGAGTCCAGGGATTCCAGCATGCGCGCCAGATGCCAGGAACCCGGTGTCACCGTGGTGGCCTTGCTGCCCTCGGCCGGGCCGGTGCCGCCGGCGATGATGGTGGTGATGCCGCCGCCCAGGGCTTCCTCCATGATCTGCGGGCAGATCAGGTGCACGTGGCAGTCGATGGCGCCGGCGGTGACGATGCGCCCGTTGCCCGCGATGATCTCGGTGGACGGCCCGACCACCAGATCCGGATGCACCCCGGACATGATGTCGGGATTGCCGGCCTTGCCGATGGCCACGATGCGGCCGTCCCGGATCCCGATATCGGCCTTGATGATTCCCCAGTAGTCGATGATGACCGCGCCGGTGATCACGGTGTCCGGCGCGCCGTCGGCCCGGGTCGCCCGGGCTTGGCCCATGGACTCGCGGAGCACCTTGCCGCCACCGAAGACCGCCTCGTCGCCCGCCAATCCCGGTCCGCCGCTGCGATCCTCGGTGATCTCGACGAACAGATCGGTGTCGGCCAGCCTGATCCGGTCACCGGTGGTGGGACCGTACAGCGCGGCGTAGCGATCGCGGGAGAGTGCGCTCACAGGGGCGGATCCATTCTGCCGGGCGGGTTCAGGGACAAACCGTGGACCTCACGTGTCCCGCCGAGCGGGACCAGTGAAACCTGCTGGGCGATACCGGGTTCGAAGCGCACGGCCGTTCCGGCCGGGATGTCGAGCCGGTACCCGCGGGCGGTCTCGCGGTCGAAATCCAATGCGGAGTTGGCCTGCGGCAGATGCACGTGGCTGCCCACCTGCACCGGCCGGTCGCCGGTGTTGACCACATCGACCGAGATGCGCGGCGCCCCTTCGTTGAGGCCGATATCGCCGTCGCCGAACACATACTCACCGGGGATCATGCGCGATCCGCCTCCGGAT
This region of Mycolicibacterium diernhoferi genomic DNA includes:
- a CDS encoding CPBP family intramembrane glutamic endopeptidase produces the protein MSDARAVAPPIELPAHPLVGQLSALHHFRIYVDVAVVVVVLALTNLVAHFTTPWANVVIVPAAAIGLVALMRSRGLGWAELGLGREHWRSGAGYAAAVAGLVLLVIAIGALLPWTRPMFMNNHYATLSGALIASMVIIPLQTVIPEELAFRGVLHGTLDRAWGFRGVAAAGSLLFGLWHIASSFGLTSGNVGFSRILGGGVFGMVAGVVGAVIATAAAGFVFTWLRRRSGSLIAPIALHWSLNGMGALAAALVWHAST
- a CDS encoding GlsB/YeaQ/YmgE family stress response membrane protein; this translates as MDMLAATEFLARSTTQTSVGWIGYIIIGAIAGWIAGKIVKGGGSGILMNIVIGIVGALIGGFLLSFFVDTAGGGWWFTLFTAVLGSVILLWIVGLVTKKS
- a CDS encoding APA family fibronectin-binding glycoprotein gives rise to the protein MDQSDVNDSHRRRLSTRLAAVAAAAAVASGAALTLPVAVSYAEPVPPAPAPVEPAPPAPALPGEPVAPAPPVDPAPPADPLPPGVPPPPPADPNAPPPDPNAPPVDPNAPAPDPNAAAEPPAPEPEPGRVNNAPGGFSYLLPEGWKVADATQLSYGQALLTKIPPPGTEQSPSDTSVLLGRLDLKLFAGSEADNAKAAARLASDMGEFFMPFPGTRLGQQTTPLSAGDLTGSASYYEVKFTDTDKPTGQIWAGVVGAPAAGAARGSRAPERWFVVWLGTANNPVDQGAAVALAESIRPWTPPAPPPPPPADPNTPPDPNAPPPDPNAPPARPGVGVPVPVDPNTAPGMLPA
- a CDS encoding SDR family oxidoreductase, which encodes MEMLVTGGDTELGRAIASGFRDAGHNVVIAGSQRAELEVAAKELDVRYVVFDTNDTATLDTARSAFPQHLDGIVNVPAPRWDAGDPRTHTLADRAATWRHALDTTVLSAVLTTAVLGDQLSSGGSIINVVPTNPAEGSADAAIKAALASWTAGQAAHFGIRGITINLVAAGRSADSGYDGLDRGSASTADEITRLALFLTTPAARHITGETLHVSQGALASFG
- a CDS encoding LLM class F420-dependent oxidoreductase, translating into MIKLGLQIPNFSYGTGVAELFPTVIAQAQEAERAGFDSVFLMDHFYQLPGLGAPEEPMLEAYTALGALATATERVQLGTLVTGNTYRNPAVLAKTITTLDVISQGRAILGIGTGWFELEHDSLGFEFGTFTERFKKLDEALQIIVPMLKGERVTVDGTYYRTQEAFANPRFREHVPLMIGGSGEKKTIPLAARHFDHLNIIAGFDELPHKLNVVRQRCEEIDRDPATLETSMLVVAMIGEQYTAEMIPEDFKQQAVFGTPEQVAEQLKEKVYDAGVDGVILSPVTIGGYVPGGVTAVAEALKPVISG
- a CDS encoding NAD(P)/FAD-dependent oxidoreductase; amino-acid sequence: MSHPGATASDRHKVVIIGSGFGGLNAAQALKRADVDIKLIARTTHHLFQPLLYQVATGIISEGEIAPPTRLILRKQRNAQVLLGDVTHIDLENQTVDSILLGHTYSTPYDTLILAAGAGQSYFGNDHFAEWAPGMKSIDDALELRGRILGAFEQAERSSDPVRRKKLLTFVVVGAGPTGVEMAGQIQELSDQTLKGSFRHIDPTEAHVILLDAAPAVLPPMGEKLGRKAQERLEKMGVEIQLNAMVTDVDRNGITVKDKDGSLRRIESACKVWSAGVQASPLGKDLAAQSETQIDRAGRVIVNPDLSIPGHPNVFVVGDMAFVEGVPGMAQGAIQGGKYVAAIVKNEAAARAHGTKPKPRVPFKYFDKGSMATVSKWNAVAKVGKLEFGGFIAWLAWLGLHLIYLVGFKTKIATLLSWTVTFLSRQRGQLTITEQQAYARTRIEELQEIAAAVQEGEKAAS
- a CDS encoding urease accessory protein UreD yields the protein MRSDVLLVARPGRGPRIECTGGLAARRTESDTVHLLSAAATPLGGDVISVRIIVEAGARLRVRTVAATLVLPGAGCTESHSTWDLEVDGELDVDPQPTVVAADARHHTSTRVRVGESGAARVRESVQIGRTGEHQGFWTSALHADVAGRPLLRHRVELGAGSVADDELGRPMACISELRYPEITFDGAGTLLELAGGGSLSTWQGQRLGG
- the ureG gene encoding urease accessory protein UreG, translating into MPPHFIDGEPHTHHDRPKRVRQPGEPLRIGVGGPVGSGKTALVAALCRQLRDEISLAVLTNDIYTTEDADFLRRHAVLPDERIAAVQTGGCPHTAIRDDITANLDAIDDLIAGNPGLDLILVESGGDNLTATFSSGLIDVQIFVVDVAGGDKVPRKGGPGVTFSDLLVINKTDLAPLVGADLDVMRRDSTTVRGDRPFVLISLTDDPAATPVLQWVREQLRVPVSSGE
- a CDS encoding urease accessory protein UreF, coding for MASTLRSPGLNPASPTSLATLLTLADSRLPTGGHVHSGGVEEAITSGLVLDVPTLRAYLRRRIRCQGLVTASLAAAVQTGVLTVEAADAETDARTPSPAGRAASRAQGRGLLRLAKRVWPQHPWSALGTRPHLAVAAGVVGTAGAVAPEHTALSLVYTTMTGSATAAQRLLALDPADVAALTFELAPLCEQTAAVAVEELADLSDPLLDVLAEHHAARERPLFVS
- a CDS encoding urease subunit alpha encodes the protein MSALSRDRYAALYGPTTGDRIRLADTDLFVEITEDRSGGPGLAGDEAVFGGGKVLRESMGQARATRADGAPDTVITGAVIIDYWGIIKADIGIRDGRIVAIGKAGNPDIMSGVHPDLVVGPSTEIIAGNGRIVTAGAIDCHVHLICPQIMEEALGGGITTIIAGGTGPAEGSKATTVTPGSWHLARMLESLDSWPLNVALLGKGNTVSAEAMWEQLRGGAAGFKLHEDWGTTPAAIDACLTVADAAGVQANIHTDTLNEMGFVEDTLAAVKGRSIHAYHTEGAGGGHAPDIITVAGEPNVLPSSTNPTRPHTVNTLDEHLDMLMVCHHLNPRIPEDLAFAESRIRPSTIAAEDLLHDIGAISMIGSDAQAMGRIGEVVLRTWQTAHVMKRRRGALPGDGAADNNRARRYVAKYTICPAVAHGLDGEIGSVEVGKLADLVLWEPAFFGVRPHAVVKGGMIAWAAMGDANASIPTPQPVLPRPMFGAAPAAAAATSVHFVAPAAIEDGLAQRLDIRRKLVPVRNVRRVGKAQMPLNDAMPRIEVDPDTFTVRIDGDVWTEQPAAELPMAQRYFLF
- a CDS encoding urease subunit beta — protein: MIPGEYVFGDGDIGLNEGAPRISVDVVNTGDRPVQVGSHVHLPQANSALDFDRETARGYRLDIPAGTAVRFEPGIAQQVSLVPLGGTREVHGLSLNPPGRMDPPL